A section of the Pristiophorus japonicus isolate sPriJap1 chromosome 4, sPriJap1.hap1, whole genome shotgun sequence genome encodes:
- the ccdc32 gene encoding coiled-coil domain-containing protein 32 — protein MDVSDTECGDDIWERICSGLPALAESPIEDYLPESFSEIFSPIPGMALDLDSMSNDEDHAEGVNPWAPMADSHQYIAALETRLRKLKGLNEEPSSKEMLRSLSQAKKECWDRFLHEQYGSDMYSDGYEMDQSAIDHFKRWLQPERVPVSAEEIQHLIDPDGRCADQEESESEGRLACEQ, from the exons ATGGATGTGAGTGACACGGAGTGTGGTGATGATATCTGGGAACGGATATGTTCTGGACTGCCTGCTCTCGCCGAGTCCCCAATCGAAGACTATCTGCCGGAATCTTTCTCTGAAATATTCAGCCCAATTCCCGGGATGGCGCTGGACTTGGATTCGATGAGCAACGATGAGGATCACGCAGAAGGTGTCAATCCTTGGGCTCCCATGGCAGATTCACACCAATATATAGCAGCATTGG AAACTCGCCTGAGAAAATTGAAGGGTCTGAATGAGGAACCAAGTTCGAAAGAGATGCTCCGCAGCCTGTCACAGGCAAAGAAGGAATGCTGGGATCGGTTCCTACATGAGCAGTACGGGTCTGATATGTACAGTGATGGTTACGAGATGGACCAGAG CGCCATTGACCATTTCAAGCGGTGGCTGCAGCCGGAGCGAGTTCCGGTCAGCGCAGAGGAAATTCAGCACCTGATCGACCCCGACGGACGGTGTGCCGaccaggaggagtcggagagcgAGGGCCGCTTGGCCTGTGAGCAGTAA